The following coding sequences lie in one Mycoplasma tauri genomic window:
- a CDS encoding MHO_4530 family protein — protein sequence MKKMPQAVEITLWIFFVINLLFFIGILFYFTYKKVAKVNSFNTNGILFFKINPNSGSVVRLSDKKISGSLNFDDSSVGIEIDETINFENFINYFHKESHDKIREYIFSKKFEQRFSISTRLNFDMISGTDTYKSLKDVNFNIDKKEFLVKFYPSVDKKAFFCSIHWNINSIQTKYNPFIMLQGSMDLLKLPNYYYLSFALSIDEYFLTHKLYNEDIRQIIKILNLNRHSGWAYLKKGILHIMIGFNSLRSLKKAENCWNKKIASLIKYNSLNRYFNNIALISFELPKNSNDIKVLNNKARYLVHNLENGNSFDKYGSWFIDNMDHSSDFVEYTNKVAEFFNKNTMQEYAKEPFYVKEYGNNNNTNIKYLKNRILGFTNHDMEFFMQLPWYKFVYTNIWNKYLITSEENNNDLIMIETNNLDFKNLTSYTRKNTVAIVKPTKNNFNYDLINSLLSTVENYKYDNKFPNIGFYIKELDQNIFNYVHSRKINTFIISKDICSKILIDSEIYLKLQTFVEKINNFKRALIIYENLPENLEDIMVEKLMVKYYYNV from the coding sequence ATGAAAAAAATGCCACAAGCTGTTGAAATTACTTTATGAATATTTTTTGTTATAAATTTGCTTTTTTTCATAGGCATTTTGTTTTATTTCACCTATAAAAAAGTAGCAAAAGTAAATTCATTTAACACAAATGGCATTTTATTTTTTAAAATAAATCCTAATTCAGGATCTGTTGTTAGGCTTAGTGATAAAAAAATAAGTGGCTCATTAAATTTTGATGATTCATCTGTTGGAATAGAAATTGATGAAACAATAAATTTTGAAAATTTCATTAATTATTTTCATAAAGAATCGCATGATAAGATAAGAGAATATATTTTTTCAAAAAAATTTGAACAACGTTTTAGTATTTCAACAAGGTTAAATTTTGACATGATTTCTGGCACAGATACATACAAGAGTTTAAAAGATGTCAATTTTAATATTGATAAAAAAGAATTTTTAGTTAAATTTTATCCTTCAGTGGATAAAAAAGCATTCTTTTGTTCAATTCATTGAAATATAAATTCAATTCAAACTAAATATAATCCATTTATCATGCTTCAAGGAAGTATGGATTTATTAAAGCTTCCAAATTATTATTATTTGTCTTTTGCTCTTTCTATTGATGAGTACTTTTTGACCCACAAGTTATATAATGAAGATATTAGACAAATCATAAAAATATTAAATTTAAATAGACATTCAGGTTGAGCATATTTAAAAAAAGGCATTTTGCACATTATGATTGGTTTTAATTCATTACGATCACTTAAAAAAGCAGAAAACTGTTGAAATAAAAAGATTGCTAGCTTGATCAAATATAATTCTCTAAATAGATACTTTAATAATATTGCATTAATTTCCTTTGAATTACCTAAAAATAGCAATGATATTAAAGTATTAAATAATAAAGCAAGATATCTAGTTCATAATTTAGAAAACGGTAATTCATTTGATAAATATGGTTCATGATTTATTGATAACATGGATCATAGTAGTGATTTTGTTGAATATACAAACAAAGTTGCAGAATTTTTTAATAAAAACACTATGCAAGAGTATGCTAAAGAACCTTTTTATGTTAAAGAATATGGCAATAATAATAACACTAACATAAAGTATTTAAAAAATAGAATTCTTGGATTTACAAATCATGATATGGAATTCTTCATGCAACTTCCATGATATAAATTTGTGTATACAAATATTTGAAATAAATATTTGATAACTTCTGAAGAAAATAATAATGATTTAATAATGATAGAAACAAATAATTTAGATTTTAAAAATTTAACATCTTATACAAGAAAAAATACAGTCGCCATTGTTAAACCAACTAAAAATAATTTCAATTATGATCTTATTAACAGCTTATTGAGCACTGTAGAAAATTATAAATATGACAATAAATTTCCTAATATAGGTTTCTATATAAAAGAACTCGATCAAAATATTTTTAATTATGTACATTCTAGAAAAATTAATACATTCATTATAAGCAAAGATATTTGTAGCAAAATTCTAATTGATTCAGAAATATATTTAAAATTGCAAACTTTTGTTGAAAAAAT